The genomic DNA GGAGATTCTTCGATCACTTTTTGATGTCTTCTTTGGATCGAACATTCTCGTTCAAAGAGATGCATAACGTTTCCGTATTTATCTCCGAAAACTTGTACTTCGATATGCCTAGGAGTCTCTACGTATTTTTCCAAAAAAACGGTTCCGTCCCCAAAGGCTTTCTGCGCTTCCCTTTGTGCGGATTCAAGCGAAGAAAGGAATTCTTCCGGTTTATAAACCCGTTTCATCCCCTTTCCCCCTCCTCCCGCGGTCGCTTTAATCATCAAAGGATAGCCAATTTTTTCAGCTTCCTTTTGAAGTATTTTAGGATCTTGATCTTGTCCATTGTAACCTGGAACAACCGGAACTCCAGACGCTTCCATTTTAATCCTGGAATTGATCTTATCCCCCATAAGTTCCATCGATTCCGCATTAGGGCCTAAAAACAGTATATTCTCTTTTTCTAATGCTTTTGCAAATTCACTTTTTTCCGATAAAAATCCATAACCAGGGTGGACCGCATCCGCCTTTGTCTTTTTGATTGTTTCAAGAATATTAGAAATACTTAAATAAGAAGAGGAAGGACTAGATTCTCCTACATATACCGATTCGTCCGCAAATTTTACGTGCGGAGAATCCCTATCCGCATCCGAATAGATCGCAACGGTTTTGATTCCTAGTTTTTTACAAGTACGGATCACTCGAACCGCAATTTCTCCACGGTTCGCAATCAGTAATTTAGAAATCAAGATACGAGCACCGATTCTTTTTGAACTTCGGATGAAAGCATAGAATCAAGAGCTTTCTTTTCTCGATCCATAGTTTCGAAAATAAAATCTTTAAACTCTTCCCAAGAAGAATACTGCGTAGGATCGTAAATTCCCGCCTGCTTATAAGCTACGACAAATCCTTTTTCCAGTGTTTGATACCCGGTCAGTCCGGATTTCAACACGATCACCACTGGAATTTTATTTTCCCATGCAAGTTTGATCATTCCTTTTTGTAAGGGTTGAATTTCTTCCCGATAAGAGTTATGACCTTCCGGATATACTATAAAAGAAGTGGTATCCAAACCTTTCAGTACGTTTCTAACAGAAACCGCAATTGTTGCCGCCTTTGTAGTTTCAAAGACCTGTGAACCCATCGCCCTCATCCACCAATACGCGATCAGAGTTTTTTTAATCACTTGGTTGGCAAGGTAGGGTTTATTGATCACAAGACAATCGTAGGGAAAGTCTAACTCGTTCACATGATTTGAAAAAATCATGTGGCCTTTTGATGGAATCTGAAATTCTCCGATTTTGAAAAATCGGGTTTTAGTCATCCAAATAATAGAATCCGCCCAAACCGCAGATCCTTTTAAAAAAGAGGCGTTTTTTCTTTTCTGATTTCCTATGAGCGCGAAAAACAATCCAGCGATCAAACTTGGAAATGCGAAACTAAATACTAAAACGATTGTTATTAAATATGTTTTGAGTACAATTTTACGGTAGGATTTCGGAAAACGGCCCAAACGGCTTTCCATAAATTTCAACGGGTTCATCGAGGCTATCTTCCAAAAGAATCTTTTTTAGAAAAGCTAGTTTTAAGGAGAAAAAGTTTGGAATGCGGAACTCCCACTTTAGAATTCCACTGTAAAAACCCAAAGTGTAGGAACTATTACAAATTTAATTATACTTAACGTGAGTTCGGTATAAAGGAATCCATGGTTCATTTTTCTAAAAAAAGTTGTGATCTCGATTCCTAAAATGTGGGAACTCTCGCAAATCATAATTTTACGAACCAATTTTAAAATTGTAGGAACTCATACTTTTAAAAAATTCTTTCTCGTTTTCTTACGTCGAAGTTCACGTTATACTTAACGTAAATTCGTCGTAGGAATTAATTTTTATAAAACCGAATTTTTTCCTAAAATGCGGGAACTCCTACTTTAGAATCCCACTGTAAAAACCCAAAGTGTAGGAACTATTACACTTAGATTTATCAGTGAAAATTAGGAACTACTACAAAGAGCAAATACTACAGATAAAATTTAAAGTGTGGGAGCTCTTACACT from Leptospira kirschneri serovar Cynopteri str. 3522 CT includes the following:
- a CDS encoding lysophospholipid acyltransferase family protein, with amino-acid sequence MNPLKFMESRLGRFPKSYRKIVLKTYLITIVLVFSFAFPSLIAGLFFALIGNQKRKNASFLKGSAVWADSIIWMTKTRFFKIGEFQIPSKGHMIFSNHVNELDFPYDCLVINKPYLANQVIKKTLIAYWWMRAMGSQVFETTKAATIAVSVRNVLKGLDTTSFIVYPEGHNSYREEIQPLQKGMIKLAWENKIPVVIVLKSGLTGYQTLEKGFVVAYKQAGIYDPTQYSSWEEFKDFIFETMDREKKALDSMLSSEVQKESVLVS